The following coding sequences lie in one Lolium perenne isolate Kyuss_39 chromosome 2, Kyuss_2.0, whole genome shotgun sequence genomic window:
- the LOC127330100 gene encoding uncharacterized protein: MADSALRSWKDLAADLLTEIARLLPCRVDRLGMSMTCHDWWLAANRLPPPRQLPWLLLPDTTTSPMNIRRVTFCCVLAKGSGDTHSLRIGEDTGNSRFFGSYDGGWILLAHGQTDHHMLTNLHTNRRLFLPDCVYYVSPVGGAILNPVSTTILVATFSSPPGQDTQCFGAAIIDSTWGVCRPQLAFWSMEVASDRRPVAMGFLKSLCEPWSRPEDVIYHRGAFHFLTDAEHVVVYDIFKLQEVEEGRGICLRIGARHHEYLMQGVPRSSTSVMARYLVESRGELLMVARYVGNSPTWFPHTGGFQVYQATQLPTSTGQVQLAWTELHSLDGRMLFLARGCSRSYEVADFPGSAFGEGIYFLDDRKSYDIDMVSLVAHAAPRRWYTCSDNGMCRWVQGEPRLQVFRRWFTNKQHSDYSPPIWCIP, translated from the coding sequence ATGGCCGACTCTGCACTTCGGTCGTGGAAGGACCTCGCAGCCGACCTCCTCACCGAGATAGCCCGCCTCTTACCGTGCCGTGTCGACCGCCTCGGCATGTCGATGACGTGCCACGATTGGTGGCTCGCAGCCAATCGGCTGCCGCCTCCACGTCAACTCCCGTGGCTCCTCCTCCCGGACACCACCACTTCTCCCATGAACATCCGGAGGGTTACCTTTTGCTGTGTCCTTGCCAAGGGCAGCGGAGACACCCACAGCCTCCGCATCGGGGAAGACACTGGCAATTCACGCTTCTTCGGCTCCTATGATGGTGGTTGGATCTTGCTCGCCCATGGGCAGACCGACCACCACATGCTCACCAACCTCCATACCAACCGACGATTATTCCTCCCAGACTGTGTCTATTATGTGTCACCGGTGGGAGGGGCTATATTGAATCCCGTGTCCACAACCATCCTGGTCGCCACCTTCTCTTCCCCGCCGGGGCAAGACACGCAGTGCTTCGGCGCTGCCATCATCGACTCAACGTGGGGGGTCTGTCGCCCGCAACTTGCCTTCTGGAGCATGGAGGTGGCCAGTGATCGTCGTCCCGTGGCCATGGGTTTCTTGAAGAGTTTATGTGAACCGTGGTCCCGGCCTGAGGATGTCATATATCACAGAGGAGCTTTCCATTTCCTAACCGATGCAGAGCATGTTGTCGTGTACGACATATTCAAGCTCCAAGAAGTTGAAGAAGGTAGGGGTATATGTTTGAGGATTGGTGCGCGCCACCATGAGTATTTGATGCAGGGGGTGCCTCGGAGCTCCACATCAGTCATGGCTCGCTACCTCGTGGAGTCCCGCGGGGAATTGCTGATGGTCGCGAGATACGTGGGAAATTCTCCTACATGGTTCCCGCACACAGGGGGATTCCAGGTGTACCAGGCGACGCAGCTCCCCACCAGCACCGGCCAGGTTCAGCTCGCCTGGACCGAGCTGCATTCGCTGGATGGAAGGATGCTGTTCCTCGCTCGGGGATGCTCCAGGTCCTACGAGGTGGCTGATTTCCCCGGCTCTGCCTTTGGAGAAGGCATCTACTTCTTGGATGACAGGAAATCCTACGACATAGACATGGTGTCCCTCGTAGCACATGCGGCGCCCCGGCGCTGGTACACATGCAGTGACAACGGGATGTGTCGGTGGGTGCAGGGGGAGCCGCGTCTCCAAGTCTTCCGGCGCTGGTTCACCAACAAGCAACATTCTGACTACTCGCCGCCGATTTGGTGTATCCCTTGA